From one Microbacter margulisiae genomic stretch:
- a CDS encoding TonB-dependent receptor: protein MIRYVLWIFCFIIFIHPKAHSQKHYTISGFVTDAETGESLIGAIITVQEMRNMGTVSNSYGFYSLTLPAGNYQITVQYIGYASHIQQIRLTNSTKANIFLTPKSNALQEVIVTNHRTNENIIIPQMGMQKINTKKTRSIPVLFGEQDIMKTIQLLPGVEATGDGGSQFNVRGGSPGQNLILLDEAPIYNASHLMGFFSVFNSDAIKNVTVYKGNEPAEYGGRLASVVDLQMDDGDNKNFRISGGIGLISSRVTIQGPIVKNKGSFIISARRTYADMFLKLSKDTTLNQSRLYFYDINAKANYAIDDKNHIYLSGYLGRDALGLANIFGINWGNKTITLRWNHLFSDKIFTNTDLIFSNYDYKINLDNGEDNNIISRIQDYNFKQDYQYYISERSTLRFGIQSTYHNIVPGIITSTAQSCMQNLSNKHALESALYFSHKYTFNQNISIEYGIRASVFNLFGPGNFYSYDTNGNITDTICYNSAQIVKSYFNIEPRATLNYIISKSSSMKAAYARNTQNLHLLSNSTSSDPIDLWIPSSNNVKPEISDQVSLGYYHNMQQNQYEFSAEVYYKKLQNQIDYRDGAQLNFNENVESQLLYGKGRAYGLEIFLKKRTGKFNGWISYTLSRSENKFDAINNGRYFPTTQDRTHNINIVGIYNLNKKWTLSATWIYETGNAVTFPSGKYQIDAATMFYYSNRNANRMPAYSRLDLGATWIAKKTNKFQSSWTFSIYNAYGRNNPYIIRFENDKTDPTKTDAVQTTLFKFVPSVSYNFRF from the coding sequence ATGATACGATACGTACTCTGGATTTTTTGTTTTATAATTTTCATTCATCCCAAAGCCCATTCTCAAAAACATTATACTATTAGCGGATTTGTGACTGATGCCGAAACCGGAGAAAGTTTAATCGGAGCCATTATTACCGTTCAAGAAATGCGAAATATGGGTACTGTATCCAATTCATATGGATTTTATTCCCTCACTCTTCCCGCTGGAAATTATCAAATTACAGTTCAATATATTGGATATGCATCTCATATTCAACAAATAAGATTAACAAATTCAACCAAAGCAAATATTTTCTTGACCCCAAAATCAAATGCATTGCAAGAAGTGATAGTTACTAATCATCGCACAAATGAAAATATCATTATACCTCAAATGGGTATGCAAAAAATCAACACAAAAAAGACAAGATCTATTCCCGTATTGTTCGGGGAACAGGATATCATGAAAACCATTCAACTATTACCAGGAGTTGAAGCAACAGGAGATGGAGGTAGTCAATTTAACGTAAGAGGGGGATCACCAGGGCAAAATCTAATTTTATTGGATGAAGCCCCAATTTACAACGCTTCTCACTTAATGGGTTTTTTCTCTGTATTTAATTCTGATGCTATCAAAAATGTAACGGTTTATAAAGGAAATGAACCGGCAGAATATGGAGGAAGATTAGCCTCAGTAGTTGATTTGCAGATGGATGATGGTGATAATAAAAATTTTCGGATAAGCGGTGGCATTGGTTTGATATCATCACGGGTCACAATTCAGGGGCCGATTGTAAAAAATAAGGGATCATTCATTATTTCAGCAAGGCGCACCTACGCTGATATGTTTCTTAAACTGTCGAAAGACACAACTCTAAATCAATCAAGGCTATACTTTTATGATATTAACGCTAAAGCAAATTATGCAATCGATGATAAAAATCATATTTACCTATCTGGATATCTTGGGAGAGATGCTTTAGGGTTAGCGAATATCTTTGGCATTAACTGGGGCAATAAAACCATCACTTTACGATGGAATCATTTATTTTCCGACAAGATATTTACAAATACTGATTTGATTTTCAGCAACTATGATTACAAAATTAATTTAGATAACGGAGAAGATAACAATATTATTTCACGAATTCAGGATTACAATTTCAAACAAGATTATCAATATTATATTAGTGAGAGATCAACATTAAGATTCGGGATACAATCTACATATCATAATATCGTTCCGGGCATCATCACATCAACGGCACAATCCTGCATGCAAAATCTTTCAAACAAACATGCGTTAGAAAGTGCACTGTACTTTTCTCATAAATATACCTTTAATCAAAATATATCCATAGAATATGGCATTAGAGCAAGTGTATTCAATTTATTTGGACCTGGAAACTTCTACTCATACGATACTAATGGAAACATAACTGATACTATTTGTTACAATTCTGCTCAAATTGTAAAATCTTATTTCAACATTGAACCACGCGCGACATTAAATTATATCATTAGCAAAAGCAGCTCGATGAAGGCAGCGTATGCCCGCAATACCCAGAATCTGCATCTGCTATCCAATTCAACATCCAGTGATCCTATTGATTTATGGATACCGAGCAGTAATAATGTAAAACCCGAAATTTCCGATCAGGTTTCATTGGGTTATTATCATAATATGCAACAAAATCAATATGAATTTTCGGCTGAGGTCTATTACAAAAAACTTCAGAATCAAATCGATTATCGGGATGGAGCTCAATTAAATTTTAACGAAAACGTTGAATCACAACTTTTATATGGAAAAGGTAGAGCATATGGACTGGAAATATTCTTAAAGAAAAGAACAGGCAAATTCAATGGGTGGATAAGTTATACGCTTTCCAGAAGTGAGAATAAATTTGATGCAATCAATAATGGTCGGTATTTCCCAACAACACAGGATCGTACACATAACATAAACATTGTAGGAATATACAATCTCAACAAAAAATGGACATTGTCGGCCACATGGATCTATGAGACAGGTAATGCAGTGACATTCCCTAGTGGCAAATATCAGATTGACGCAGCAACCATGTTTTACTATTCCAATCGCAATGCCAATCGAATGCCTGCGTACAGTAGGCTTGATTTAGGGGCAACATGGATAGCAAAGAAAACCAATAAATTTCAATCCAGCTGGACCTTTTCCATTTACAATGCTTATGGCAGAAATAATCCATATATAATCCGATTCGAAAATGACAAGACTGATCCGACGAAAACAGATGCCGTACAAACAACATTGTTTAAGTTTGTTCCTTCCGTATCATATAACTTTAGATTTTAG
- a CDS encoding DUF4249 domain-containing protein — protein MNIHKIIHLFLLFLAGILISCQQVIDLKLNTSSSQIVIQGNIYDLTVPDTVHISQSVNFDSTNVFPAVSGAIVTINDNIGNTDSLKEIFPGTYITSFIKGIPGNTYTLQVEIKGKRYSATSTMPYPVAIDSVYFEKSIIENDKQIAVEFTDPANIENFYRIIEFVNQGQLDNFFVTSDQLNDGGKIIYRIWNDNQRLTSGKNITIWLESIDENMYNYFRAAASNGRQIIAPANPVSNISNGALGYFSACSIRNKRIVVP, from the coding sequence ATGAATATCCATAAAATAATCCATTTATTTCTTTTATTTTTAGCCGGTATATTGATCTCATGCCAGCAAGTAATTGATTTAAAGCTAAACACATCATCATCCCAAATAGTGATCCAAGGAAATATATACGATCTTACTGTACCAGATACTGTACACATTTCACAATCGGTAAATTTCGATTCAACCAATGTATTTCCAGCTGTGTCAGGTGCTATCGTAACTATAAATGATAATATCGGCAATACAGATTCTCTTAAAGAAATTTTCCCGGGCACATATATTACTTCATTCATCAAAGGCATTCCGGGAAATACATACACGCTTCAAGTAGAAATTAAAGGGAAACGCTATTCTGCCACCTCAACCATGCCCTATCCTGTAGCAATCGATTCTGTATATTTTGAAAAGAGTATAATTGAGAATGACAAGCAAATTGCAGTAGAGTTCACAGATCCAGCTAATATTGAAAACTTTTATCGTATTATCGAATTCGTCAACCAAGGACAGTTAGACAATTTTTTTGTAACCAGCGATCAACTGAATGACGGAGGAAAAATAATTTATCGAATATGGAATGATAACCAAAGATTAACCTCAGGAAAAAACATCACCATTTGGCTGGAATCTATCGACGAAAATATGTATAATTATTTTCGGGCAGCTGCCTCTAACGGAAGGCAAATTATTGCACCCGCCAATCCGGTTTCCAACATCAGCAATGGAGCATTAGGATATTTCAGCGCATGCTCAATCCGTAATAAAAGAATCGTAGTTCCCTGA
- a CDS encoding C-GCAxxG-C-C family protein — protein MAKIDIDVEQRKRQAVANFIAGYNCAQAVFMTYADVFDVDVELTKRLSGSFGGGMGRLREVCGAVSGIFMILGLHYSAVDPHQKVTKTANYAAVQRTANAFKDQFGTIICRDLLAIKHHESHVPSDRTADYYASRPCARFVEAAAVIVGKELMNASGNYDSFITD, from the coding sequence ATGGCAAAAATAGATATTGATGTTGAACAACGAAAACGTCAGGCAGTAGCTAATTTTATCGCAGGTTATAATTGTGCACAAGCTGTGTTTATGACTTATGCCGATGTTTTTGATGTGGATGTGGAATTGACTAAACGCTTATCTGGCTCTTTTGGTGGCGGTATGGGGCGGTTGCGCGAGGTCTGTGGTGCAGTCAGTGGAATATTTATGATTTTAGGATTGCATTATTCTGCAGTTGATCCACATCAAAAAGTTACGAAAACTGCCAATTATGCTGCCGTGCAACGAACTGCAAATGCCTTTAAAGATCAATTTGGTACAATTATTTGTCGTGATTTACTGGCGATCAAACATCATGAATCACATGTGCCTTCTGATCGAACTGCTGATTATTATGCTTCGAGACCTTGTGCCCGTTTTGTGGAAGCAGCTGCTGTAATCGTGGGCAAAGAACTGATGAATGCATCAGGGAACTACGATTCTTTTATTACGGATTGA
- a CDS encoding ABC transporter substrate-binding protein, with product MATFAFTMGRRFVDTVLAYSKAPVWLVFIAILFISCHSHSGPSSAESSQSDSSAVIQYAHGFAIDYFSNYTRLTVFNPWRKSEIEAVYYLVSRRDIHTPDARSTILVPVHSLAATSCTHIAFLEALHQLSALTGMASPELVYSSAFQQLSLQGKMIDLGDPLHLNIEKILKLHPQLVLMTNYNQVNVAADQLIQAGVPIVYENEWMESTPLGRAEWIKFIAAFFQKGHMADSIFNSLTKNYMALKQLAHKAQHTPTVLVGNNFKGTWYVPSGTGYMGQFLADAKCNYYFSNDTTTGSIPLNFEQALEYFKDADVWLNCSSNSLTTLQNSDPRYQLFKAFRNKEVYSLNGRTTSLGGNDFWESGVIHPDILLRDYIRVLHPALLPHQPLIYVLKLKE from the coding sequence ATGGCTACTTTTGCATTTACTATGGGAAGGCGATTTGTTGATACTGTTTTGGCTTATTCAAAAGCTCCTGTCTGGCTAGTTTTCATAGCCATTTTATTTATTTCATGTCATTCACATTCTGGTCCATCATCTGCAGAATCCTCTCAATCTGACTCTTCTGCTGTGATTCAATATGCTCACGGTTTTGCTATCGATTATTTTTCAAACTACACCCGGTTGACAGTGTTTAATCCTTGGAGGAAAAGTGAGATTGAGGCTGTATATTATCTTGTATCCCGTCGTGACATTCATACTCCTGATGCCCGATCAACTATTCTTGTTCCTGTGCATTCTTTAGCTGCGACTTCGTGTACACATATAGCTTTTTTGGAAGCTTTACATCAGTTATCTGCTCTTACTGGTATGGCTTCACCGGAGTTGGTGTATAGCTCTGCTTTTCAACAGCTGAGTTTACAAGGGAAAATGATTGATTTGGGTGACCCTTTGCATTTGAATATTGAGAAAATCCTGAAATTGCATCCGCAATTAGTGCTTATGACGAATTATAACCAAGTAAACGTTGCAGCTGATCAACTAATCCAAGCGGGGGTTCCAATTGTTTATGAAAATGAGTGGATGGAATCAACCCCGTTGGGGAGAGCAGAATGGATTAAATTTATAGCTGCATTTTTTCAAAAAGGGCATATGGCAGACTCTATTTTTAATTCATTGACAAAGAATTATATGGCATTGAAGCAATTGGCACATAAAGCACAACACACTCCGACGGTATTGGTGGGAAATAATTTTAAGGGAACGTGGTATGTTCCAAGTGGGACAGGTTATATGGGACAATTTTTGGCTGATGCTAAATGTAATTATTACTTTAGTAATGACACGACGACTGGAAGTATTCCTCTGAATTTTGAGCAAGCGCTGGAGTATTTTAAAGATGCTGATGTATGGTTGAATTGTTCGTCCAACAGTTTAACTACTCTTCAAAATAGCGATCCTCGTTATCAATTATTTAAAGCATTTAGAAATAAGGAAGTATATAGTTTAAACGGCAGAACAACTTCGTTGGGGGGCAACGACTTTTGGGAAAGTGGGGTGATACATCCTGATATATTACTGCGAGATTATATTCGGGTTTTGCATCCGGCTTTATTGCCCCATCAACCGTTGATATATGTATTAAAGTTAAAGGAATAA
- a CDS encoding thymidylate synthase, with translation MQQYLDLLQHVLNEGVHKEDRTGTGTLSVFGYQMRFRLDEGFPLLTTKKLHTKSIIHELLWFLQGSTNVHYLQENGVKIWNEWADEQGELGPIYGYQWRSWPDYDGGHIDQISQAIEMIKHNPDSRRIIVSAWNVADLPKMHLPPCHAFFQFYVANGKLSLQLYQRSADIFLGVPFNIASYALLLEMMAQVTGLKAGEFVHTLGDAHIYTNHLDQVKLQLTREPRPLPRLKINSAKTNMFDFVFEDITIENYNPHPHIKGDIAV, from the coding sequence ATGCAACAATATCTTGATTTACTGCAGCATGTACTCAACGAAGGAGTTCACAAAGAAGACCGTACAGGGACAGGCACGTTAAGCGTTTTTGGCTATCAAATGAGATTTCGATTAGATGAAGGATTCCCTTTACTCACTACAAAAAAACTACATACAAAGTCAATTATACATGAGCTACTGTGGTTTTTACAGGGAAGTACAAATGTGCATTATTTGCAGGAGAATGGTGTGAAAATTTGGAACGAATGGGCTGATGAACAAGGTGAGTTAGGCCCGATCTATGGATATCAATGGCGTTCATGGCCTGATTATGACGGAGGACATATCGATCAGATCAGCCAAGCTATTGAGATGATCAAGCATAATCCTGATTCACGCCGTATTATTGTAAGCGCTTGGAATGTAGCAGATTTACCTAAGATGCACTTGCCGCCTTGTCACGCTTTTTTTCAATTTTATGTAGCCAACGGAAAATTAAGTTTGCAGCTATATCAACGAAGCGCTGACATCTTTCTTGGGGTGCCTTTCAACATAGCTTCCTACGCTTTATTACTGGAAATGATGGCACAGGTGACTGGTCTGAAAGCTGGAGAATTTGTACATACATTAGGAGATGCTCATATTTACACAAATCACCTGGATCAAGTCAAATTACAGCTTACACGCGAACCCCGCCCTTTACCAAGATTAAAAATAAATTCAGCCAAAACAAATATGTTCGATTTTGTTTTTGAAGACATTACCATTGAAAATTACAATCCTCATCCTCATATTAAAGGGGATATTGCAGTTTGA
- the pssA gene encoding CDP-diacylglycerol--serine O-phosphatidyltransferase has translation MKISTSLMGIKKQIPNSITSGNLFAGCIATYAGFDGQYDVAALFIIIAAILDFFDGFAARMLHAYSPMGKELDSLADVVSFGVAPSAMVFSVMSDTFPVQWHFLSFAAFFIAVFSALRLAKFNLDERQGSIFIGLPTPANAIFWASFVVASSNLFTSLHWKFFLVLIAVFCYLLLAEIPMFSLKMKSWKWKDNRTRYIYLILASLILISSRFNAGALSIIIVLYIAFSIVAFYRKKQ, from the coding sequence ATGAAAATATCTACTTCTCTGATGGGTATAAAAAAGCAAATTCCCAATTCTATCACAAGTGGCAATTTGTTTGCAGGATGCATTGCAACATACGCCGGATTTGATGGACAATATGATGTTGCTGCTTTGTTTATCATCATTGCAGCTATACTTGATTTTTTTGACGGTTTTGCCGCCCGCATGCTTCATGCTTATTCGCCTATGGGTAAAGAACTCGATTCGTTAGCTGATGTTGTCAGTTTCGGAGTAGCACCATCGGCAATGGTATTTTCGGTAATGTCTGACACATTTCCGGTCCAGTGGCATTTTCTCAGCTTTGCAGCTTTCTTTATTGCTGTTTTTTCTGCATTACGGTTGGCAAAATTCAACCTTGACGAACGACAAGGAAGTATATTTATAGGATTGCCCACGCCAGCAAATGCCATTTTCTGGGCATCTTTCGTTGTAGCTTCAAGCAACTTATTTACTTCTTTGCATTGGAAATTTTTTTTGGTGCTGATTGCTGTATTTTGTTACCTCCTTCTAGCCGAGATTCCCATGTTTTCTTTAAAAATGAAAAGTTGGAAATGGAAGGATAACCGCACTCGATACATTTATCTCATTCTGGCTTCTCTAATTCTCATTAGTTCACGCTTTAACGCCGGAGCTTTATCTATTATCATTGTCCTCTATATTGCATTCTCAATAGTAGCCTTTTACCGAAAAAAACAATAA
- a CDS encoding MFS transporter, translated as MNTKQKSYALPIAMMFALFFMISFVTGFPNPLGVIVRHQFGASNFLSSLGNAANFIAYAFMGIPAGILLEKVGYKKTALLAIIVGFTGVAIQFISGQIGSFFVYLMGAFISGFSMCMLNTVVNPMLNTLGGGGKKGNQLIQFGGSINSIGATIVPVLVGYLIGNVATATIKDANPALFIAMGIFALAFFVLFFVDIPEPHMINKKEKKQPNQHSALSFRHFILGIIAIFVYVGVEVGIPNTTNLFMTSSGDGGLNISAIIAGTVVGTYWFLMLIGRLTGASMGAKISSRAMLAFAASLAIIFLLIAIFSPVTTTVKMPVFRSDISFGLAEVPISVMFLILVGICTSVMWGSIFNLAVEGLGKYTAMASGIFMVMVCGGGILPMIQGFIADKFGYISSYWVIVVGVAYILFFALIGSKNVNKDIPVE; from the coding sequence ATGAACACAAAACAAAAAAGTTATGCATTGCCAATAGCAATGATGTTTGCGCTCTTTTTTATGATTTCGTTTGTGACCGGATTTCCTAATCCGCTAGGAGTCATAGTTCGGCACCAATTTGGTGCATCCAATTTTCTATCTTCGTTAGGCAACGCTGCCAATTTCATCGCTTATGCTTTCATGGGAATCCCAGCAGGTATATTATTGGAAAAAGTTGGATACAAAAAAACCGCTTTATTAGCTATTATTGTTGGATTTACTGGCGTTGCCATTCAATTTATATCCGGCCAGATAGGAAGTTTCTTCGTTTACCTAATGGGTGCTTTCATCTCCGGATTTTCGATGTGTATGCTGAATACAGTTGTTAATCCCATGCTGAATACGCTTGGTGGCGGAGGAAAAAAAGGGAATCAATTAATCCAGTTTGGAGGATCCATTAATTCTATTGGAGCGACTATTGTTCCAGTTCTTGTTGGATATTTAATTGGAAATGTTGCTACAGCTACCATTAAAGATGCAAATCCAGCACTATTTATTGCGATGGGTATCTTTGCTTTGGCCTTCTTTGTATTATTTTTTGTTGATATTCCCGAGCCACACATGATAAACAAGAAAGAAAAAAAGCAACCCAACCAGCATAGCGCGCTGTCATTTCGTCATTTTATTTTAGGAATCATCGCTATATTCGTGTATGTTGGAGTTGAAGTCGGAATTCCCAATACAACTAATTTGTTTATGACCAGTTCCGGAGATGGTGGCTTAAACATTAGTGCTATTATTGCCGGAACAGTTGTTGGTACTTACTGGTTCTTAATGTTGATTGGTCGATTGACAGGAGCTTCAATGGGCGCAAAGATATCCTCAAGAGCTATGCTTGCATTCGCAGCTTCATTAGCAATCATATTTTTATTAATTGCTATTTTCAGCCCTGTCACAACAACGGTAAAAATGCCGGTATTCCGTTCTGACATCTCATTTGGACTTGCTGAAGTACCTATCAGTGTAATGTTTTTAATTTTGGTAGGAATATGTACTTCTGTAATGTGGGGAAGCATTTTTAATCTCGCCGTGGAAGGATTAGGAAAATACACCGCCATGGCTTCCGGTATTTTTATGGTTATGGTATGTGGAGGAGGTATTTTGCCGATGATACAAGGATTTATAGCTGATAAATTTGGATATATCTCTAGTTATTGGGTCATTGTTGTCGGAGTCGCTTACATTCTTTTCTTTGCACTGATAGGAAGTAAAAACGTAAATAAAGATATACCAGTTGAATAA